The sequence gcgaaaaataattttttattataaataagatTCAAACTCAAAATCATGAATTCATCTAATAAAGAGATCaatcaaccctatatatattttcttagaGAAGTGAACAAGTCATCCTTAACACGATGGATATATGCAATGCAATTTTAGTAGTGCAACTTGTTTTTACGGTATCTTGGTATGGAGACTAAGGTGAAAAAATTGTTTGTATGACGTGTGTTTCCACATATAGGTAATGATTCAACTTTTGGAATCGCATCAAACCAAATAAGTGTGGATTATTCTTTAATctgcaattttttttgtttattaaacTTATTATTAATAGTTagttaaaaatattcaatttattaTTATGATGGATATTCAATTATTATAATACTTATAtattgttagagtcaatgttgattccgacaatgttgggttgaatgttgataacattcttGTTGTCAACATTTTTGGGAACCAGCCAACAGTCCGGAGTCTGCCTTGAACTTTAACTGAACTTTAACTCTCCATTGATAactgtatatatttaatctttaccttccttttacgttttattattttttggttgtggaataaaggttTTATGGTAGTTGACCACGTTTTTAATAGGTGGAAAGGTGATTAATCACGATTCAAAGTAGTGGGCAGTTTGTCCCTATTTTTCAGGATCCATGATcttttcaaccaacattccaaaCTGACAGTTTTCAGAGGTGGATTGCAGCAGTTATAAGAAGCTTTTGGAAGTGGGAAGTAGAAGAAACTAACCATGAAGGTCTATGAAAGCAGCAAGAAGCCCTCGTTCATTCTTACGTTTTGGAAGTGCAATTTCAGCGATCTAACATTCACTCACAACCATCTCTtcattttcctgctgcaaacgtgaCATCGGTTCTTtaaggattgctttgacgaaggAGGCTTAGGCAGACAATCTGTAAAATCTCACTTTGTATTGACGGAAGGTCAAGGGTAAGAATTGGAGTTCAAGGACATTGGAGCACAGCATATTGTTTTGTTTTATCTGAGTAATATTTGTTATTCAGCTGTTTTGATTTCTATGTTGATTAAACATTCTAGTACAATTAGTAGATAGGTTGATTTATCTTAGGCAGTCAGTCTGTAAAGATATATCAGCAAGAGATCTAAATTTATCTTAGgcagttatttttatttatttaattaagtagTGAAATTATATAGGATATTTATCCTTTCCGTGATTCAAAAAGTGTTTCAGATATATCAAATAgattttgaatatatttttataaatatataattaatttaatatatttaatagtGCTTactatctaatgaattaatatattcttttaaatatatagtatTTACACAATtactaaaattaattttacaacaaaaatatgatagacaatttatattttgtgcCCAAAAaactttttatattagtataaatttatcaaaattgtGTTTATGGAAATTCGCAAAAACATGACTAGAATTTGCAtaataaaacaatatatataaaacatttCATAACCAAACTTAGAGAGATTTATACTGACATGTGAATTgtagataaaaatataatataaaatattcccTTCCTCaaaatatattcttttttttattacttgggtgtgttcataaaaatttatttctttcatttcaagCTTGTGGATACGAGCTATTCCCTCGATAGGGAGTACAATATAAAATCGAGCTCGTGACACTAGTTACCGATTCTACGAAAATACACCAACACATGATACTATATTGCTCACATCCGTGTGGAAATTAAAAGCAGATTGCAGAAGACAAGCATCATTAAAAATACCCATACAAATATTAGgaattattattactactactAAACACTAATTAGAGTCAACATTCAATATGTTTTCTAAATCCCCTAAACTAAAAACATTagtataatttacatataaaacACGAATCCAAAAACTCGATAATAATTAAAGATAGCCacaatctttaaaaaaaaacataaacgAAATAAAAACAGCAGCAACCAATTCTGGACTCCCCACaagatttaattaaaattatggtGATTTGCGAACTACATATCGGTAGGCAGCAACCTTCCGGCTACGGGAGGCCGTGTTATCAACAGAAAGCACCATTTTTCCGGCATCCCTCGCTGCAAAGGAGTTATGCACCGCCGCCTCGGCCGCCGCCATCCGCCGCGGCTTCTCCACCGCGATGGTGTAGCTATCCTCCGCATTCGGTACGAACTCCGCGCTGTATTCCAGCTCCCATCCTCCCACAACTATATCCCATGTTATTGTCGCACCAGCCTTTGTCAAAGATTAAAATCATTTTAgcgattttgaaaataatataatactcAAATATTATCCAAAACGTTGTTAGTAATACCTCAATTCCTTCGATTTGAATGTTGACTTTCTCACCACCTTtgacggtgaactcggaagcgGGTTTGGGCGGGCCGGCGAGCGAGTCACTGGGTCGACTCAGCCCGCCGTACTGAACCGGGACGTACTCGGGCCGAATAAATCTAGAGAGAAGCAAACAAATTAGCGATGGGGCTGTCTCAATCATCATGTCGTCTTCATCCATAAATAGACGCCATCGATAAATGCAGAAAATCGAGCATCATTAAATAATTTGCCAATCAGACTCCgcaaaagattttttttttttttttcatgatctTCTGCGCAGGGCAAAATTTATGACGCAAAGTGATCGACGAAATATctgaaagagatttttttttttattgcagtattttttttccaaatagaAAGTCTTACTTGTAAAGCGTCTCGGCAGCATTTCCTTCCTTGGATATCACGAACTTGCTCTTGGTTCGTTGAGTCAGAAACGGACTGAACATTGAGTACAGCAAACTGAAGTACCATGGCACGTTTATAAAGATCTGCACCAACAAAATCGAACACAAAAATCAAGAGAAGGGCAGTTTtgagattttttaaaaaaatgtggtTAGATGTGGAAGAATCATCACCTTTCTGGCAACCATTTCTGGATAATTATCTTGAAAGAGCGAGAGAATGTGATTTGAAGCAGCTCTGAGCTCTCTTTTGGGCATATCTTTGAGATCTGTAACTTGAATAATGGAATTAACGCCGCCTGGTTTGAAATGCAAGAGCTTAATCCCTCGTTCGAGAATCTGAACTCTCCACCTCAAAAATTTGTTCAATTTCTCTTCGTCGCCGAAGACCTTATCGTACATCTCTTTGTCCTTGAAAACCCCATAGGCATTATAACAAACAGGATGTCCGCATCTGTCGAATCCATGCATATAGGCGACGGCGCCTTCGAGCTCCTTGAGCCCCAAATCCTCCTCCAAAACGGCGTCGGCGCGGAACTCCTTGCGCCAATTCAAGCATTTGAGCAGCATGTTGAGGGCGTCCTGGACCCTGAAATCCCTAGCGCGGAGGAATTTGAGGAGGAGGACGTCGGCGCGCTCGTCTGCATTGCCTAACAGTGGGATGCCCCACATGGAATCGGGGCCGTGGGCCGCCATGAGCTTGTCTTTGAAGTCTTTGAGGGCTTTGCGCTCGGAGTTTTTGAGGTGGGAGATGAAGTAGGTGTCTTCTTTGAAGGACGGCGAGCGGAGCGCGGCGGCCTCCATTAGTGAAGCCACGAAGCTTTTCTTGGAGGGTTTTGGGGAGGAATCGGGTGCGGTGGCGGACGGCGGGGATGCAGCTTCCATTTCTtcttttgctttttctttttgagaatTTCAAAGGGGAGGAGTGTGTGTTTGGTGATGATGAAGTGGTGGGAGTGAGAGAGAAGGTGTGAATAAAATGGAGTTTTTTGAAGCCGTGAAGTGTGAAAAATCAAAAAGCAGCTTTAGCTAAGCAGAAGCAACAGAGCTGATGGGGCCATTCAAATTCCTGACTGCTCAGCgccattttgaatttttatttgaatatacttttttttattatgttaATTGACTATAAATGCATAAAACATtgattttcaattaaaattatttttttattaagcgCGACGGATGACTTGAACCCATGACCTCAGGTTTTGAacattaacctcctaccgctagaccaacacacacacacgaaatacttaaatttttattttgtacaaGTTGACCTGACTTTAAAAATTCGTTGGTTAATAATTTGATTGTCTGAAATTTGATGGGCAATTTAAAAATACCGTTAAAAACATTTTGATAATAATTCTTTAATAATATCTATATTGTTAGGTTTTGGCCATAGAAAATgatcgaaaaaagaaaaaatatagagtttAATGACATcaattttttatgttatttttttttcatttccgATGATCAaaatttaacaatataaatattattagaaaGATAATGTCAATAACTTTACAACGGTATGTTCGAGTAGTCAATCGGAATTCAGCTAACAAATTTTGGACTCaagtcaaattttaaaaaaattaaaatatacttaattatcTACCCTTTATTTAGTTAAATGATGAGGTTTTTCGTCTCAAAAAATTTCAAGTGTAATGGAGTGGAGCTGTaacatttaagtttaattagtgAATTAGTGGGCTAGATAGCAAACTCGTGGATGATATCCTCTTATCACATTATTCGTATTCTATTATTAAttccttatttaaaaaaatatttattacaaaaatataaaaattgttATCATATagtgaattttaataaatatttattataaaaataagtttttttaaaactttatgTGTCTTCATTTCATAATAACCCATTCAAATAagcatatttaattaaaaaaaaatacaccctccgtcctacgaaacttgagcaatttcttttcggcatAAAATTTAAAGAGTTACTCCGTATTTTGTGTggtatgtgaaaaagtgaaaagatcaaaaaaaagaaaaactttgTCATGTAAGGAAAATGCTCAAACTTCGAGAGATAACCTGAAAAAGAATATTGTtcaagcttcgcgggacggaggaagtacaaattaaagattaaaaaaaattataacccCTAATTGATTGGtgaaccctagttaataatagtaaaattaaactaaactacaacattttgaaacaaaagaaaaaggaaataaaaaaaatgaaaatgataattaaaaatttgataGCAAAATACTGAGTGAGCTAGACATGGATAAAGAATCTCAAGTGAACAACTCAACAAGCTTGAGGAAGGTTACATGACTTCAATCAACTTGATCATTTATCAAATTTAGAAACCTAATTAAACTTTCTACTTTCatacaattaaaatataagattaaatgtatataaattactaaacttttaatgaatttttatttttcacacaaactttataatttaaattaaaataactattaattttttctcattttgcataatCACTTATATCTTTTTCTCATTTCGCAACATATACCAATTTATCActctttttaaattatttgtacCCGTTATTTATAAATGTAAAGGAGATAGTTCGACCTATTAGATGTTCTTAACTTCTTATTGCATTTGTAGACGAATAATTACACACAAATATTGAGGTTAATTTGTTCTTCAAGTTCAGttttttatgctttctttttaaaaaaatattattaatttatcgagTATTAATTTAAAGAAGTTTTGTTGTTTGTAGAGAAAATGTTGTAATAAATTCTTGGATCACAAACACTAtttctaattattattattattattattattattattattatggggAGAGATATATGCTTTACTTGATTGTTAAGAACATGCTTTGTTTTTTCTTTGACCATTTGATTGTTGTTACAAGTActgatttcttcttcttttgtt comes from Salvia miltiorrhiza cultivar Shanhuang (shh) chromosome 3, IMPLAD_Smil_shh, whole genome shotgun sequence and encodes:
- the LOC131016438 gene encoding patellin-6; the encoded protein is MEAASPPSATAPDSSPKPSKKSFVASLMEAAALRSPSFKEDTYFISHLKNSERKALKDFKDKLMAAHGPDSMWGIPLLGNADERADVLLLKFLRARDFRVQDALNMLLKCLNWRKEFRADAVLEEDLGLKELEGAVAYMHGFDRCGHPVCYNAYGVFKDKEMYDKVFGDEEKLNKFLRWRVQILERGIKLLHFKPGGVNSIIQVTDLKDMPKRELRAASNHILSLFQDNYPEMVARKIFINVPWYFSLLYSMFSPFLTQRTKSKFVISKEGNAAETLYKFIRPEYVPVQYGGLSRPSDSLAGPPKPASEFTVKGGEKVNIQIEGIEAGATITWDIVVGGWELEYSAEFVPNAEDSYTIAVEKPRRMAAAEAAVHNSFAARDAGKMVLSVDNTASRSRKVAAYRYVVRKSP